gcaaaattacctccagcaggccacaaatgtgcatgtgtctgctcaaacggtcagaaacagactccatgagggtggtagtatgagggcccgacgtccacaggtgggggttgtgcttacagcccaacaccgtgcaggacgtttggcatttgccagagaacacctagattggcaaattcgccactagcgccctgtgctcttcacagatgaaagcaggttcacactgaacacatgtgacagtctagagacgccgtggagaacgttctgctgcctgcaacatcctccagcatgactggtttggcggtgggtcagtcatggtgtggggtgacatttctttggggggccgcacagccctccatgtgctcgccagaggtagcctgactgccattaggtaccgagatgagatcctcagaccccttgtgagaccatatgctggtgcggttggccctgggttcctcctaatgcaagacaatgctagacctcatgtggctggagtgtgtcagcagttcctgcaagaggaaggcattgacgctatggactggcccgcccgttccccagacctgaatccaattgagcacatctgggacatcatgtctcactccatccaccaacgccacgttgcaccatactctccaggagttggcggatgctttagtccaggtctgggaggagatccctcaggagacgatccgccacctcatcaggagcatgcccaggcgttgtagggaggtcatacaggcacgtggaggccacacacactactgagcctcattttgacttgttttaaggacattgcatcaaagttggatcagcctgtagtgtggttgtccactttaattttgagcgtgactccaaatccagacctacatgggttgatacatttgatttccattgataatttttgcgtgatttttgttgtcagcacattcaactgtgtaaagaaaaaagtatttaataagaatatttcattcattcagatctaggatgtgttattttagtgttccctttatttatttgagcagtgtatattcattCAGCAGGTGTTTCGCGTTCATAAATTCTACATTCTATAATtctaaattcatcagttattctgcgctccgGTACAGTCagacaagagtgctctgaaattggagtagatagccATAGTGAATTTGCAAACCCAAGAGATATATGCTAAATGGATAACAGTcgttcttgctagctaaccaaatcaCACCTGCTTCTCTAGCTGTGTAGCCACCAAAAAACAATACGAGGGGGAAAAGTCAGTCACTCACCCGCTCCTCCAATGACATCACATCctcctgttagctagctagtgttaagCTCCATGTTTTTTAGCTTGCTACCTAAATAGAAacgctagcctattagccacatTATGACTGCCTcgtgatcattgcccttgctagtctgattgtattgacattcccagccttagttacattcGTCTGTTTTTGTCATTGAATCTGATACAGTGCATCCTGAATGGAGGCAgtaaacaatgtaccaggccagctgtaatTTACAAACTGAGAGCAATATTTTTTGGACTActaagaaatgtattggtgaattatattattAATGCATTGAACTgtatccatctattctgccaacaatgccttaaTGTACGTCGTGGAATGTTGAGTCAAatataacctatttttaaaaACCTCTTATgaagttggttttgtagcataaactgggaattttaTCATTTTGACTGATTATGATTGTcttgtttgtttcatatctgcaaattAGTTAAAATGCTTTCTGTTCCACTTTAAATAAACACTCTGTCTTTGACAGCAGAGAGACCAGACTCAGCAGAGGAACCAGAGACTTCCGAACCAGCAAGACGACATCACTGTTCCTACTGTGGAAAGAGCTTTAACCAGTTAGGGGACCTAAAGAAACATGAGAGgatacatacaggagagaagcctcacAAATGCTCCCAGTGTGGACAGTGTTTTACCTGGTtacagaatctaaaacaacatCAAATAATACACACAGGCGAGAAGCCTTACCAATGCTCTCAGTGTGAAAAGGCTTTTACCCGGTTAGCACATCTGAAAGAACATAAAATAGTACACACGGGAGAAAAACCTTTTCACTGCTCTCAGTGTGAAAAGCGATTTACCAAGTTAGGGATCCTAAAACAGCACGAGAAGACGCACACAGAAGAAAAGCCCTACcattgctcccagtgtggaaaaagATTTTCCTTAGCAAAGTACCTGAAAGAGCATGAAAAAATACATACAGGAGAAAAACCTGGAGAGAAGCTTTTCCTCTGCTCCCTGTGCggaaagagttttacccagtCAACCCACCTGAAATCCCACACAAGAACACACACGGGGGAGAAGCCTTATCAATGCTCCGTTTGTGGGAAGAGTTTTTCTCAATCAAGTTGTCTGAAAAAACATAAGAGAATACACaccggagagaagccttaccactgctccctgtGCGGAAAGAATTTTACCCGGTTAGATTACCTGAAATCacataacagaacacacacagttgAGAAGCCTTTACACACAGTAGAGATGCCTTTAAACACAGGAGAGAAGTCATCATTGTAAGTAAGATTTTTTTTCTTAATTAACTTGCCTGGTAAAAAAAGATACATGAATATGAAGAATGTAGTAATCTAGTAATGTCTAGTAATGTAGTTCAGTGATGTTCAGAATGAACCGTTTATATACTGTTTATGCCATTTGATGAAAGTGTAGTTTGTATTTTTAAATCTCAAGACATTGAATATGAAATACATTGGTTTGATTGTAGACTACCAATATGTCAGTTTGAATGTGTATGCTCTCTGCGATTACATGGTCAGTTTTCAACTCCggctctgtgtgttgtgtgtgtcattACTCGAGCACTCTCATTACCATTTGCTCTATTGTTTACATTTGCTTTCAATATGTATCTTACAGGATTTAAGGGAATAGTATGGTCCTGTAAAGATAACAAACCAAGAAAAAAATTTAGTGCCACAAACGAAGGCAATTGTCACAAAATGTTTGTCATTGCGGTTCTACAGTGGAACTGTACCTCTAGTTCCAACTTCTGAACAGCAACGTATGTCTCCTTTTATAAATATGGAGGAATTGAGTGAGCACATCTCATGTTCCCCCGGTCTCTGGCACAGCCTATAGGCTCTGGGACACGTGGGCCGTCCAACAACAACCCCCGGCATGAGAGCAAGTTCGCAGCACTTTGGTGGCAGTCGGAGTAGCTTTGCTAATCAAGCGATGAACTCagatcaaatatatattttttcttactCCCTGTTTCACCATCAGCCTTTTCAACATTGCAGACAGAAGTAAACCACTGTAGCAACAGGTCATAAACGGGAAGTAATAAGCTCACACACTTGGAGTATGTTTGTAGATGGTTACAAATGATAAACCCAGCCCTTATCAGAAACTTAGTCATATGACTTTGCGAGACAGTTTATCAATGAAAGACCGTTGACACGGATTTCCACAAAATGAATTATTGACTCAAATGGTTTTGTACAACATCACAGATAAGCCCAGCATTATCTTTCAACTGACAAAAGTCATGTTTcttgtttttcttcttcttcttctagctAGCTTTAGCTCAAAGCTCGGTGGCTTTTAATATAAGATCCCTGTCTAATGCTACTTGTTGAaggctagctagctttagctcaAAGCTCAGTGGCTTTTAATATAAGATCCCTGTCTAATGCTACTTGTTGAaggctagctagctttagctcaAAGCTCAGTGGCTTTTAATATAAGATCCCTGTCTAATGCTACTTGTTGAaggctagctagctttagctcaAAGCTCAGTGGCTTTTAATATAAGATCCCTGTCTAATGCTACTTGTTGAaggctagctagctttagctcaAAGCTTGGTGGCTTTTAATATAAGATCCCTGTCTAATGCTACTTGTTGGTGACCCATGGCCCTTAACTAGCCTGGTGAAGGCTACCTAGCTGGAGCGGTGGTCAGGTAACATTAGCTAGAGTCCGACAGCTTTTACTTTGACAAACTGCTGGGATTTGCCCTTTTTGCCATCTATATCACTTGAATACTGTGTTTCTACATcaatctgcattgcttgctgtttgggtttttaggctgggtttctgtacagcactttgtaacatcggctgatgtactaagggctatataaatacatttgattgattggaaCCTGTTTACACCTCCCCTGGATTACAATGCTTTCTGTTACCTCTTACCATCCTGGAATCTGTGTGGATAACAATGCTTTCTGTTACCTCTTACCATCCTGGAATCTGTGTGCATAACAATGCTTTCTGTTACCTCTTACCATCCTGGAATCTGTGTGGATAACAATGCTTTCTGTTACCTCTTACCATCCTGGAATCTGTGTGGATAACAATGGACATTTCCAAGGTAAaacaacgttctgagaaccatgtgTTTCTAAGAGCGTGGTTGTTTTAGGGTTATTTTGCATTCAACCTTTCCACAacgttctgggaatggtgcagtaTCGTTGATTGACTTTGGAACATTCTCTGCGTATTTACAGGAACTTGACAAACTAATTTTCTCGGTATTTCA
This portion of the Oncorhynchus nerka isolate Pitt River unplaced genomic scaffold, Oner_Uvic_2.0 unplaced_scaffold_2067, whole genome shotgun sequence genome encodes:
- the LOC115118717 gene encoding gastrula zinc finger protein XlCGF17.1-like isoform X2; protein product: MSSLNYSPPAKEEDVCWTEKQGLWLNIVVKEEEEEKDVTVKGEEEASRVKAEDQEEITVTTKEEDEEEEYETGDLINTKRPDSAEEPETSEPARRHHCSYCGKSFNQLGDLKKHERIHTGEKPHKCSQCGQCFTWLQNLKQHQIIHTGEKPYQCSQCEKAFTRLAHLKEHKIVHTGEKPFHCSQCEKRFTKLGILKQHEKTHTEEKPYHCSQCGKRFSLAKYLKEHEKIHTGEKPGEKLFLCSLCGKSFTQSTHLKSHTRTHTGEKPYQCSVCGKSFSQSSCLKKHKRIHTGEKPYHCSLCGKNFTRLDYLKSHNRTHTVEKPLHTVEMPLNTGEKSSL
- the LOC115118717 gene encoding gastrula zinc finger protein XlCGF17.1-like isoform X1; translated protein: MSSLNYSPPAKEEDVCWTEKQGLWLNIVVKEEEEEKDVTVKGEEEASRVKAEDQEEITVTTKEEDEEEEYETGDLINTTERPDSAEEPETSEPARRHHCSYCGKSFNQLGDLKKHERIHTGEKPHKCSQCGQCFTWLQNLKQHQIIHTGEKPYQCSQCEKAFTRLAHLKEHKIVHTGEKPFHCSQCEKRFTKLGILKQHEKTHTEEKPYHCSQCGKRFSLAKYLKEHEKIHTGEKPGEKLFLCSLCGKSFTQSTHLKSHTRTHTGEKPYQCSVCGKSFSQSSCLKKHKRIHTGEKPYHCSLCGKNFTRLDYLKSHNRTHTVEKPLHTVEMPLNTGEKSSL